A genomic stretch from Megachile rotundata isolate GNS110a chromosome 1, iyMegRotu1, whole genome shotgun sequence includes:
- the p23 gene encoding cytosolic prostaglandin E synthase isoform X2 — MLPPPPVMWAQRRDILFVTICLEDCKDPDIHIKPQMIYFKGIGGTEQKMHEVTINLYGEINPDRTVQKLRGRTIELILTKNEEGPYWPRLTKEKTKAHWLKSDFNKWKDEDDSDDEDGMEGSGNDLEEMMRQMGGLGGSGDSKPNFDDLGDEGDGTDSDDDDLPDLVE, encoded by the exons AT gTTGCCTCCCCCGCCTGTTATGTGGGCCCAGAGGAGAGATATCTTATTTGTTACTATCTGTCTAGAAGATTGTAAAGATCCTGATATTCACATCAAACCACAGATGATATATTTTAAGGGAATAGGTGGAACGGAACAAAAAATGCATGAAGTTACGATTAACCTATACGGAGAAATTAATCCAGATAGAACAGTTCAAAAGCTAAGAGGAAGGACTATCGAATTAATTCTCACTAAAAACGAAGAAGGTCCATATTGGCCACGATTAACGAAAGAAAAGACAAAAGCTCATTGGTTAAAAAGTGATTTCAATAAGTGGAAAGATGAAGATGATAGCGACGATGAAGATGGTATGGAAGGAAGTGGCAATGATTTAGAAGAA ATGATGCGACAAATGGGTGGTCTAGGAGGTTCAGGAGACAGTAAACCAAACTTTGATGATTTGGGAGATGAAGGAGACGGAACGGACAGTGACGATGATGATTTACCTGATTTGGTTGAATGA
- the Tpi gene encoding triose phosphate isomerase: MGRKFFVGGNWKMNGVKCEIDGIVEFLKAGPLDPNVEVVVGVPSIYLTYVKNILPNNVGIAGQNAYKVAKGAFTGEISPAMLMDNGIPWVILGHSERRNVFGETDELIAEKVAHALESGLKVIACIGEKLEEREACQTDEVVFRQTKAIADKIKSWDNVVLAYEPVWAIGTGKTATPEQAQEVHEKLREWFNKNINATVAENVRIIYGGSVTAGNAKDLAKEKDIDGFLVGGASLKPDFVQIVNAKQ, from the exons ATGGGTCGTAAATTTTTTGTCGGTGGTAATTGGAAAATGAATGGAGTCAAATGTGAAATAGATGgtattgttgaatttttaaaagcaGGTCCTCTCGATCCAAATGTTG AGGTTGTTGTTGGAGTTCCATCTATATATTTGACATATGTGAAAAACATATTACCTAATAATGTTGGTATTGCTGGACAAAATGCATATAAAGTTGCGAAAGGGGCATTTACTGGAGAAATAAGTCCTGCTATGCTTATGGATAATGGAATTCCATGGGTAATTCTTGGACATTCTGAACGTAGAAATGTTTTTGGAGAAACAGATGAATTAATTGCAGAAAAAGTAGCTCATGCTTTGGAAAGCGGACTTAAG GTAATTGCATGTATTGGAGAAAAATTAGAAGAACGTGAAGCTTGCCAAACAGATGAAGTGGTATTCAGACAGACAAAAGCCATTGCAGATAAAATTAAATCATGGGATAATGTAGTTCTTGCTTATGAACCAGTATGGGCTATTGGAACAGGCAAAACAGCTACACCCGAACAAGCTCAAGAAGTTCATGAAAAACTGAGAGAATGgtttaataaaaacataaatgCAACTGTTGCGGAGAATGTTAGAATTATTTATGGAGGTTCAGTAACAGCAGGAAATGCTAAAGATTTAGCGAAAGAAAAAGATATTGATGGATTTTTAGTTGGAGGAGCATCTTTGAAACCTGATTTTGTACAAATTGTTAATGCTAAGCAGTAA
- the LOC100879583 gene encoding INO80 complex subunit C isoform X3, with the protein MVSEETVEFSKKPQPIFKNPIFQQKFRSTSTTGKKRTWRSLKQVLAQERALPWSAETVHYSSINAPPSFRPAKKYSDISGLPARYTDPQTKLYYATAEEFATVRSLPMDITAGYLALRGASSIVG; encoded by the exons ATGGTGAGCGAAGAAACTGTGGAATTTAGTAAGAAACCTCAACCAATATTTAAGAATCCAATTTTTCAACAGAAATTTCGATCCACTAGTACTACCGGTAAGAAACGTACTTGGCGTTCCTTGAAACAAGTTTTGGCCCAAGAACGTGCTCTACCATGGTCGGCGGAAACAGTACATT ACAGTTCTATCAATGCACCGCCAAGCTTCAGGCCAGCAAAAAAATATTCTGATATTTCTGGTTTACCC GCACGATATACAGATCCACAGACTAAATTATATTATGCAACTGCAGAAGAATTTGCAACAGTTCGAAGTTTGCCAATGGATATAACTGCTGGATATCTAGCGTTGCGCGGCGCTTCCAGTATTGTTGGATAA
- the LOC100879583 gene encoding uncharacterized protein LOC100879583 isoform X2 produces the protein MFEISTFNVDKFIHTLIQNLGLKIKSPIYNNFKNIAFVTYIDRTCKIKQQLPCLMEKSNEINIHRNWDFSNEKDIQCFIEKHTSFFDKLISLSNTGILTFPLKNINTKILQKVKKRKNDNENTKKFEIKIKKKRSLLSLISDKDKCHKIYKYKKNKFGKSAIYEDSKTLNHDVITLVSHKDVNIFETKCDSQQDFVNHNLSDNMIDITEKQIKKAQKFLWLHTKNKDYIKRNVQVTLYISKKFRSTSTTGKKRTWRSLKQVLAQERALPWSAETVH, from the exons ATGTTCGAAATATCGACATTTAACGTGGataaatttatacatacacTTATTCAAAATTTGGGTTTAAAGATAAAATCTCCTatttataataacttcaaaaacaTTGCTTTTGTAACCTATATTGATAGAACATGCAAAATTAAGCAACAGTTACCTTGTTTGATGGAAAAGAGTAACGAAATTAATATTCACCGAAATTGGGATTTTTCCAACGAAAAAGATATACAATGTTTTATAGAAAAACATACCAGTTTTTTTGATAAACTTATTTCACTGAGTAATACAGGAATTTTAACATttcctttaaaaaatattaatacaaaaattctccagaaagttaaaaaaaggaaaaatgataatgaaaatacaaagaaattcgaaattaaaataaagaagaaaagaagtttGTTATCTTTAATATCAGACAAGGATAAATGtcataaaatttataagtataaaaagaataaatttggTAAATCTGCAATATATGAAGATTCTAAGACGCTTAATCATGACGTAATTACTCTCGTCAGTCACAAAgatgttaatatttttgaaacaaaGTGTGATAGTCAACAAGATTTTGTAAACCATAATTTATCAGACAATATGATAGATATCACagagaaacaaataaaaaaagccCAAAAATTCTTATGGCTACATACTAAAAATAAGgattatataaaaagaaatgtacAAGTTACTCTGTACATATCCAAG AAATTTCGATCCACTAGTACTACCGGTAAGAAACGTACTTGGCGTTCCTTGAAACAAGTTTTGGCCCAAGAACGTGCTCTACCATGGTCGGCGGAAACAGTACATT aA
- the LOC100879583 gene encoding uncharacterized protein LOC100879583 isoform X1 — protein sequence MFEISTFNVDKFIHTLIQNLGLKIKSPIYNNFKNIAFVTYIDRTCKIKQQLPCLMEKSNEINIHRNWDFSNEKDIQCFIEKHTSFFDKLISLSNTGILTFPLKNINTKILQKVKKRKNDNENTKKFEIKIKKKRSLLSLISDKDKCHKIYKYKKNKFGKSAIYEDSKTLNHDVITLVSHKDVNIFETKCDSQQDFVNHNLSDNMIDITEKQIKKAQKFLWLHTKNKDYIKRNVQVTLYISKKFRSTSTTGKKRTWRSLKQVLAQERALPWSAETVHYSSINAPPSFRPAKKYSDISGLPARYTDPQTKLYYATAEEFATVRSLPMDITAGYLALRGASSIVG from the exons ATGTTCGAAATATCGACATTTAACGTGGataaatttatacatacacTTATTCAAAATTTGGGTTTAAAGATAAAATCTCCTatttataataacttcaaaaacaTTGCTTTTGTAACCTATATTGATAGAACATGCAAAATTAAGCAACAGTTACCTTGTTTGATGGAAAAGAGTAACGAAATTAATATTCACCGAAATTGGGATTTTTCCAACGAAAAAGATATACAATGTTTTATAGAAAAACATACCAGTTTTTTTGATAAACTTATTTCACTGAGTAATACAGGAATTTTAACATttcctttaaaaaatattaatacaaaaattctccagaaagttaaaaaaaggaaaaatgataatgaaaatacaaagaaattcgaaattaaaataaagaagaaaagaagtttGTTATCTTTAATATCAGACAAGGATAAATGtcataaaatttataagtataaaaagaataaatttggTAAATCTGCAATATATGAAGATTCTAAGACGCTTAATCATGACGTAATTACTCTCGTCAGTCACAAAgatgttaatatttttgaaacaaaGTGTGATAGTCAACAAGATTTTGTAAACCATAATTTATCAGACAATATGATAGATATCACagagaaacaaataaaaaaagccCAAAAATTCTTATGGCTACATACTAAAAATAAGgattatataaaaagaaatgtacAAGTTACTCTGTACATATCCAAG AAATTTCGATCCACTAGTACTACCGGTAAGAAACGTACTTGGCGTTCCTTGAAACAAGTTTTGGCCCAAGAACGTGCTCTACCATGGTCGGCGGAAACAGTACATT ACAGTTCTATCAATGCACCGCCAAGCTTCAGGCCAGCAAAAAAATATTCTGATATTTCTGGTTTACCC GCACGATATACAGATCCACAGACTAAATTATATTATGCAACTGCAGAAGAATTTGCAACAGTTCGAAGTTTGCCAATGGATATAACTGCTGGATATCTAGCGTTGCGCGGCGCTTCCAGTATTGTTGGATAA
- the p23 gene encoding cytosolic prostaglandin E synthase isoform X1, translating into MTQEGQLPPPPVMWAQRRDILFVTICLEDCKDPDIHIKPQMIYFKGIGGTEQKMHEVTINLYGEINPDRTVQKLRGRTIELILTKNEEGPYWPRLTKEKTKAHWLKSDFNKWKDEDDSDDEDGMEGSGNDLEEMMRQMGGLGGSGDSKPNFDDLGDEGDGTDSDDDDLPDLVE; encoded by the exons ATGACTCAAGAAGGACA gTTGCCTCCCCCGCCTGTTATGTGGGCCCAGAGGAGAGATATCTTATTTGTTACTATCTGTCTAGAAGATTGTAAAGATCCTGATATTCACATCAAACCACAGATGATATATTTTAAGGGAATAGGTGGAACGGAACAAAAAATGCATGAAGTTACGATTAACCTATACGGAGAAATTAATCCAGATAGAACAGTTCAAAAGCTAAGAGGAAGGACTATCGAATTAATTCTCACTAAAAACGAAGAAGGTCCATATTGGCCACGATTAACGAAAGAAAAGACAAAAGCTCATTGGTTAAAAAGTGATTTCAATAAGTGGAAAGATGAAGATGATAGCGACGATGAAGATGGTATGGAAGGAAGTGGCAATGATTTAGAAGAA ATGATGCGACAAATGGGTGGTCTAGGAGGTTCAGGAGACAGTAAACCAAACTTTGATGATTTGGGAGATGAAGGAGACGGAACGGACAGTGACGATGATGATTTACCTGATTTGGTTGAATGA